Proteins co-encoded in one Erinaceus europaeus chromosome 2, mEriEur2.1, whole genome shotgun sequence genomic window:
- the LOC132536745 gene encoding ataxin-7-like protein 3B encodes MEEISLANLDTNKLEAIAQEIYVDLIEDSCLGFCFEVHPAVKCGYFYLEFAETGSVKEFGIQPVEEKGACRLPLCTLPGEPGNRPDQQLQC; translated from the coding sequence ATGGAGGAGATTTCCTTGGCCAACCTGGATACTAACAAGCTCGAGGCCATCGCGCAGGAGATCTACGTTGACCTGATAGAGGATTCGTGCCTGGGCTTCTGCTTTGAGGTGCACCCGGCCGTCAAGTGCGGCTACTTCTACCTGGAGTTCGCAGAGACTGGGAGCGTGAAGGAGTTCGGCATCCAGCCGGTGGAAGAGAAAGGAGCCTGCCGCCTCCCCCTCTGCACCCTCCCTGGAGAGCCTGGGAACCGGCCGGATCAGCAGCTGCAGTGCTAG